A DNA window from Gemmatimonadaceae bacterium contains the following coding sequences:
- the glgB gene encoding 1,4-alpha-glucan branching protein GlgB, which produces MPARKRPERPADSALTRDVVEALVAGRHADPFAVLGIHDDANGVQVRTFIPGAERVEVVARNGRTIGTLVRRHPAGLFSGPIARRMRYVLRAHRGGDEWIVDDAFAYGPVLGPMDDWLMGEGTHANLYDRLGAHPMVHEGTRGVHFAVWAPNARRVAVVGDFNQWDGRRHVMRLRFGTGVWEIFIPVIGEGTLYKYEVIGAAGDLLPLKSDPVGFGAELRPSTASVVRDTTSFAWNDQAWMAARNTGEARRRPMSVYEVHLGSWRRGYHGEWLSYDDLARTLVPYAAEMGFTHLELLPVSEHPLDASWGYQPIGLFAPTSRFGDPAGFARFVDACHAANIGVIVDWVPAHFPVDPHGLARFDGTALYEHEDPRLGFHPDWNTAIFNFGRREVVNYLIANALFWLDRFHVDGLRVDAVASMLYLDYSRKDGEWIPNKHGGRENLEAVDFLRRLNETVYARHPGAMTIAEESTAWPGVSRPVFAGGLGFGFKWNMGWMHDTLKYMGEDPVHRRWHHNLMTFGLLYAFTENFVLPLSHDEVVHGKRSLLDRMPGDPWQRFATLRAYYAFMWAYPGKKLLFMGQEFAQGREWNHDVSLEWDLLQHAPHQAVQALVRDCNRLYRAERALHERDNEDGGFRWIAVDDAAHSVFAWARFGGDGARPVVAAANFTPVPRTHYRLGLPHGGHWREVLNSDASVFGGSNVGNAGGVDAEPVPAHGFSHSAVVTLPPLGTIWLAHDGA; this is translated from the coding sequence ATGCCGGCCCGGAAAAGACCTGAGCGTCCCGCCGATTCGGCGCTGACCCGCGACGTCGTCGAGGCGCTCGTCGCGGGGCGTCACGCCGATCCCTTTGCCGTGCTGGGCATCCACGACGACGCCAACGGTGTGCAGGTGCGCACGTTCATTCCCGGCGCCGAGCGCGTGGAGGTGGTGGCGCGCAACGGGCGCACGATCGGGACGCTCGTGCGGCGGCACCCCGCCGGGCTCTTCTCGGGGCCGATCGCGCGGCGCATGCGCTACGTGCTGCGCGCGCATCGCGGCGGCGACGAGTGGATCGTCGACGATGCGTTCGCGTATGGGCCGGTGCTCGGACCGATGGACGACTGGCTGATGGGCGAGGGGACGCACGCCAACCTGTACGACCGGCTTGGCGCGCACCCGATGGTGCACGAGGGGACGCGCGGCGTGCACTTTGCCGTCTGGGCCCCCAACGCCCGTCGCGTGGCGGTGGTGGGCGACTTCAACCAGTGGGACGGCCGGCGCCACGTGATGCGCCTGCGGTTCGGCACCGGCGTCTGGGAGATCTTCATCCCCGTCATCGGCGAAGGGACGCTCTACAAGTACGAAGTGATCGGCGCGGCGGGCGACCTGCTCCCGCTCAAGTCCGATCCGGTGGGGTTTGGCGCCGAGTTGCGTCCGTCCACCGCCTCGGTGGTGCGCGACACGACGTCGTTCGCGTGGAATGACCAGGCGTGGATGGCGGCGCGCAACACGGGCGAAGCGCGGCGCCGGCCGATGTCGGTGTACGAAGTGCACCTCGGCTCGTGGCGGCGCGGCTATCACGGCGAGTGGCTCAGCTACGACGATCTCGCCAGGACGCTCGTGCCCTACGCGGCGGAGATGGGCTTCACGCACCTCGAGCTGCTCCCCGTCTCGGAGCATCCGCTCGACGCGTCGTGGGGCTACCAGCCCATCGGGCTCTTCGCCCCGACCTCACGCTTTGGCGATCCGGCGGGCTTCGCGCGCTTCGTGGACGCCTGCCACGCCGCCAACATCGGTGTCATCGTCGACTGGGTGCCCGCGCACTTCCCGGTCGATCCGCACGGTCTGGCGCGCTTCGACGGCACGGCGCTGTACGAGCACGAGGATCCGCGCCTCGGGTTCCACCCCGACTGGAACACCGCGATCTTCAACTTCGGCCGGCGCGAGGTGGTGAACTACCTCATCGCCAACGCCCTCTTCTGGCTCGACCGCTTCCACGTGGACGGCCTGCGCGTCGACGCCGTGGCGTCGATGCTCTACCTCGACTACTCGCGCAAGGACGGCGAGTGGATCCCCAACAAGCACGGGGGACGCGAGAACCTCGAGGCGGTGGACTTCCTGCGCCGGCTCAACGAGACGGTTTATGCGCGGCATCCAGGCGCGATGACGATCGCCGAGGAAAGCACGGCGTGGCCCGGCGTGTCGCGTCCCGTCTTTGCGGGCGGGCTGGGCTTCGGTTTCAAGTGGAACATGGGGTGGATGCACGACACCCTGAAGTACATGGGTGAGGATCCGGTGCACCGCCGCTGGCACCACAACCTGATGACCTTCGGCCTGCTCTACGCCTTCACCGAGAACTTCGTCCTTCCCCTCTCGCACGACGAGGTGGTGCACGGCAAGCGCTCGCTCCTCGACCGGATGCCGGGCGATCCGTGGCAGCGCTTCGCCACGCTGCGCGCCTACTACGCCTTCATGTGGGCGTATCCGGGCAAGAAGCTGCTCTTCATGGGGCAGGAGTTCGCGCAGGGGCGCGAGTGGAACCACGACGTGTCGCTCGAGTGGGACCTGTTGCAGCACGCCCCGCATCAGGCGGTGCAAGCGCTCGTGCGCGACTGCAACCGGCTCTATCGCGCCGAGCGAGCGCTGCACGAGCGCGACAACGAGGACGGCGGTTTCCGGTGGATCGCGGTGGATGACGCGGCGCACTCGGTCTTCGCCTGGGCGCGCTTTGGCGGCGACGGGGCGCGCCCCGTGGTGGCGGCGGCCAACTTCACGCCCGTGCCGCGCACCCACTATCGCCTGGGCCTCCCGCACGGCGGCCACTGGCGCGAAGTTCTCAACAGCGATGCGTCGGTGTTCGGCGGCTCGAACGTCGGCAACGCGGGCGGCGTGGACGCCGAGCCCGTGCCGGCGCACGGCTTCTCGCACTCCGCCGTCGTCACGCTGCCGCCCCTGGGTACCATCTGGCTGGCCCACGACGGCGCCTAG
- the glgC gene encoding glucose-1-phosphate adenylyltransferase encodes MADVSYSTPISRSTMAYVLAGGRGARLMELTDRRAKPAVYFGGKSRIIDFTLSNALNSGIRRIAVATQYKAHSLIRHMQRGWNFLRPERNESFDILPASQRVSETQWYSGTADAVFQNIDIIDGYAPEYIMILAGDHVYKMDYERMLVQHVNSGADVTVACVETPIQFASGLGVMHVDGNDRIVDFFEKPANPPEMPGKPGWALASMGIYVFKRTFLNEQLRRDAADPTSSRDFGRDIIPYLVKHGKAVAHSFTASCVRGKAETDVYWRDVGTIDAYFDANIDLTDVVPHLDLFDREWPIWSYAEISPPAKFVFDEHDRRGEAISSLVSGGCIVSGASVRNSLLSTSSRVHSYARVESAVVLPEVRIGRHARLRNVVIDHGVHIPDGLVVGEDPVADAANFRRTERGRCLITQPMIDRLAT; translated from the coding sequence ATGGCCGACGTCTCCTACTCCACCCCGATCTCGCGCTCCACGATGGCGTACGTGCTGGCCGGCGGTCGCGGCGCCCGGCTGATGGAACTGACCGACCGGCGCGCCAAGCCCGCGGTCTACTTCGGGGGGAAGTCGCGCATCATCGACTTCACGCTGTCGAACGCGCTCAACAGCGGCATTCGCCGCATCGCCGTGGCCACGCAGTACAAGGCGCACAGCCTCATCCGCCACATGCAGCGCGGCTGGAACTTCCTGCGCCCCGAGCGCAACGAGAGCTTCGACATCCTCCCGGCGAGCCAGCGCGTCTCGGAGACGCAGTGGTACAGCGGCACTGCCGACGCCGTCTTCCAGAACATCGACATCATCGACGGGTATGCCCCCGAGTACATCATGATCCTCGCGGGCGATCACGTGTACAAGATGGACTACGAGCGGATGCTCGTGCAGCACGTGAATTCGGGCGCCGACGTGACGGTCGCGTGCGTCGAGACGCCCATCCAGTTCGCCAGCGGGCTCGGGGTGATGCACGTGGACGGCAATGACCGCATCGTCGATTTCTTCGAGAAGCCGGCCAATCCGCCCGAGATGCCCGGCAAGCCGGGCTGGGCGCTCGCGAGCATGGGCATCTACGTCTTCAAGCGCACCTTCCTCAACGAGCAGCTGCGGCGCGATGCCGCCGACCCCACGTCGTCGCGCGACTTCGGGCGCGACATCATCCCCTACCTGGTGAAGCACGGCAAGGCGGTGGCCCACAGCTTCACGGCGTCATGCGTGCGCGGCAAGGCCGAGACCGACGTCTACTGGCGCGACGTGGGAACCATCGACGCCTATTTCGACGCCAACATCGACCTCACCGATGTCGTGCCGCACCTCGACCTCTTCGACCGCGAGTGGCCCATCTGGTCGTACGCCGAGATCTCGCCGCCCGCCAAGTTCGTCTTCGACGAGCACGACCGGCGCGGCGAGGCCATTTCGTCGCTCGTCTCCGGCGGCTGCATCGTGTCGGGCGCCTCGGTGCGCAACTCGCTGCTCTCCACCAGCTCGCGCGTGCACTCGTACGCGCGGGTGGAGAGTGCCGTGGTGCTGCCCGAGGTCCGCATCGGGCGCCACGCGCGGCTGCGCAATGTGGTCATCGACCACGGCGTGCACATTCCCGACGGCCTGGTCGTGGGCGAGGACCCGGTGGCCGACGCCGCGAACTTCCGCCGCACCGAGCGCGGCAGATGCCTCATCACCCAGCCGATGATCGACCGGCTCGCCACGTGA
- the glgA gene encoding glycogen synthase GlgA, which translates to MSTLRVLSVASEAFPLVKTGGLGDVVGALPLALAREGIATTTLLPGYQSVIDALQDATIVRSYDFLHGAPAHVLSGRAAGLDLFVLDAPHLFARLGNPYIAPDGTDWPDNAQRFAALGAVATDLARGAVAGFTPDIVHAHDWQAALAIALLHYSDERRPGTVMSVHNLAFQGKFPKELLAEIGLPPHAFHADGVEYYGDIGYLKAGLAFADRITTVSPTYAAEIRSAEHGMGLDGLLRHRVKVLTGILNGIDTEVWNPATDSHLAVPYDSRRLGRRTANRTALQARVGLAPDPDALLIGVVSRLTWQKGLDLLPALLPALLAQGGQLALLGSGDFALEDALTRAAAEHPERIAVTIGYDESLAHQIQGGVDALLVPSRFEPCGLTQLCALRYGAIPIVARSGGLADTVIDANAMALAAETGTGVVCTPGSIDALGFALERVVALKRDTRTWQQIQRRGMKTDVSWTLPAQQYAALFRGLVAERAG; encoded by the coding sequence GTGAGCACGCTGCGCGTCCTCTCCGTCGCGTCGGAAGCCTTCCCGCTGGTCAAGACGGGCGGGCTGGGCGACGTCGTGGGCGCCCTGCCGCTTGCGCTCGCGCGCGAGGGGATTGCCACCACCACGCTCCTGCCGGGCTACCAATCGGTGATCGACGCGCTGCAGGACGCGACGATCGTGCGGTCGTACGACTTCCTGCACGGCGCGCCGGCGCACGTGCTGTCGGGGCGTGCCGCGGGACTCGACTTGTTCGTCCTCGACGCGCCGCACCTCTTTGCGCGCCTCGGCAATCCGTACATCGCGCCTGACGGCACCGACTGGCCCGACAACGCCCAGCGCTTCGCCGCGCTCGGCGCCGTGGCGACCGACCTGGCGCGCGGCGCGGTGGCGGGCTTCACCCCGGACATCGTGCACGCGCACGACTGGCAGGCAGCGCTGGCCATCGCGTTGCTGCATTACAGCGACGAGCGGCGCCCGGGTACGGTGATGAGCGTCCACAACCTCGCCTTCCAGGGAAAGTTCCCCAAGGAATTGCTCGCCGAGATCGGCTTGCCCCCGCACGCGTTTCACGCGGACGGTGTGGAGTACTACGGAGACATTGGCTACCTCAAGGCCGGGCTCGCCTTCGCCGATCGCATCACGACGGTTTCTCCCACCTACGCCGCCGAGATTCGCTCCGCCGAGCACGGGATGGGGCTCGACGGATTGCTGCGCCATCGCGTGAAGGTGCTGACCGGAATCCTGAACGGGATCGACACCGAGGTGTGGAATCCCGCCACCGATTCGCATCTCGCGGTGCCGTACGACTCGCGCCGACTCGGGCGCCGCACCGCCAATCGCACGGCACTGCAGGCGCGGGTGGGGCTCGCGCCCGACCCCGACGCGCTGCTCATCGGCGTGGTCAGCCGCCTCACGTGGCAAAAGGGACTGGACCTGCTCCCGGCGTTGCTCCCCGCGCTGCTCGCGCAGGGCGGCCAGTTGGCGCTGCTCGGTTCGGGCGACTTTGCCCTCGAGGACGCGCTCACGCGCGCGGCCGCCGAGCATCCCGAGCGCATCGCGGTGACCATCGGCTACGACGAGTCGCTGGCGCACCAGATCCAGGGGGGCGTGGATGCGCTGCTCGTTCCGTCGCGCTTCGAACCGTGCGGCCTCACCCAGCTCTGCGCGCTGCGCTACGGTGCGATCCCGATAGTCGCGCGCTCCGGCGGGCTTGCCGACACGGTGATCGACGCCAACGCGATGGCGCTCGCCGCGGAAACCGGCACGGGCGTGGTGTGCACGCCGGGGTCCATCGACGCGCTCGGCTTTGCGCTCGAGCGTGTGGTCGCGCTCAAGCGCGACACGCGCACCTGGCAGCAGATACAGCGCCGCGGGATGAAGACCGACGTCTCGTGGACGCTACCGGCCCAGCAGTACGCGGCGCTCTTCCGCGGGCTCGTTGCGGAACGCGCGGGCTGA
- the glgX gene encoding glycogen debranching protein GlgX, translated as MPRVQAGLPEPLGLTLTADGANVAVFSAHAERIELCLFDAHGRETRIALPSRTGDVFHGFVEGIAAGQRWGLRAHGPYAPHEGHRFNTAKLLIDPYARAFDRAFAFHPAMLGEREDGARNDEDSAAVVPKCVAVAPMEPVAPHRTRVPWGETIIYEMHVRGYTKRHPEVPPALRGTCAALAHPAAIAHLVELGVTTVELMPLAAAVDEPHLARNGLTNYWGYNTIGWFAPDPRLAPGGMTELRDAVAALHDAGLEVILDVVLNHSGEGDASGPTLSLRGLDNATYYRTHVGAAHRYVDDTGCGNTLALDRPPVMRLALDTLRHWAQAIGADGFRFDLATTLGRRDAGFDANAPLLAAINADPLLRGLKLIAEPWDVGPGGYQAGAFGTEWAEWNDKYRDTVRRWWRGDEGLTGELATRLAGSADLFHRRQRTPSRSVNFVASHDGFTLADLVSYGEKHNETNGEKNRDGTAANHSWNHGVEGATDDVRVQSARRRDVRALLATLFCSRGTPMLAMGDEFGRTQHGNNNAYAQDNEVTWLDWDGADHALARFVASLTELRRAHPALRADRWLTGITNPATSLADVTWHRADGGEMNTADWEAPDQRILVAVLAEGSSFTTADRVAVVLNGTDRDQPVMLPRARRGSSWHLVLDTASDAPVRDWALPTPAGIAVPARAVALVVERSETASYSVEGATPSRPPVPTDDAPRATMTFPRSAGILLHPTSLPGPHGIGDLGPAAHRFVDVLADAGMTLWQVLPLGPTGYGDSPYQCFSAFAGNPLLVHVAGEGGDFPAHSVDFGRVIAHKQALLRAATAAMTPDDGYRAFCAEQAWWLEDYALFMALKHAHGGSAWTSWETGAASRDSHALATWRTKLSDDIEHVRREQYLFFTQFRTLRQACHRRGIRLMGDLPIYVAHDSADVWANPSLFKLDAQGRPAVQAGVPPDYFCATGQLWGNPIYDWETLRATGYDWWVRRMRAAFAMFDTVRIDHFRGFEAYWEVPGTDTTAVNGEWVPGPGAALFEAITRALGPLPIVAENLGVITPAVEALREQFGYPGMSILQFAFGGDDQANNFQPHTYPRERVVYTGTHDNDTTVGWWNSKPGGDSIRTAADIEREKDFARRYLGTDGHEIHWTLIRAVLASVADTVLIPLQDVLGLGSEARMNLPGRQAGNWGFRFTWEQLTPDLVQRLRALVDLYDR; from the coding sequence ATGCCGCGCGTTCAGGCCGGCCTCCCCGAGCCGCTTGGGCTCACGCTCACCGCTGACGGCGCCAACGTCGCCGTCTTTTCGGCGCACGCGGAACGCATTGAACTGTGCCTGTTCGACGCCCACGGCCGCGAGACGCGCATCGCGCTCCCCTCGCGCACGGGCGACGTCTTTCACGGCTTCGTCGAGGGGATCGCTGCCGGCCAGCGCTGGGGCCTGCGCGCGCACGGCCCGTACGCGCCGCACGAGGGGCATCGGTTCAACACGGCCAAGCTGCTCATTGACCCGTACGCTCGCGCCTTCGACCGCGCGTTCGCGTTTCATCCGGCAATGCTCGGCGAACGTGAGGATGGCGCGCGAAATGACGAAGACAGCGCCGCCGTCGTCCCCAAGTGCGTCGCCGTCGCGCCCATGGAACCCGTCGCACCGCACCGGACGCGCGTGCCGTGGGGCGAGACGATCATCTACGAGATGCACGTCCGCGGCTACACCAAGCGGCATCCCGAGGTGCCGCCGGCGCTGCGCGGCACCTGCGCCGCCCTCGCGCACCCCGCCGCCATCGCGCATCTCGTGGAACTGGGCGTCACCACGGTGGAGTTGATGCCGCTCGCCGCCGCGGTGGACGAACCGCATCTGGCGCGCAACGGCCTGACGAACTACTGGGGCTACAACACCATTGGCTGGTTCGCCCCCGACCCGCGGCTCGCCCCGGGCGGAATGACAGAACTGCGCGACGCGGTCGCGGCGCTGCACGATGCCGGCCTCGAGGTGATCCTCGACGTCGTGCTCAACCACAGCGGCGAGGGCGACGCGAGTGGCCCCACGCTCTCCCTGCGCGGGCTCGACAACGCCACGTACTACCGCACGCACGTCGGCGCCGCGCATCGCTACGTGGACGACACGGGATGCGGCAACACGCTCGCGCTCGACCGCCCGCCGGTGATGCGCCTGGCGCTCGACACCCTGCGCCACTGGGCGCAGGCCATCGGTGCCGACGGCTTCCGTTTTGACCTCGCCACCACGCTCGGCCGGCGCGACGCCGGCTTCGACGCAAATGCGCCGCTCCTCGCCGCCATCAATGCCGATCCGCTCCTGCGCGGGCTCAAGCTGATTGCCGAGCCGTGGGATGTCGGCCCCGGCGGCTATCAGGCCGGCGCCTTTGGCACCGAGTGGGCCGAGTGGAACGACAAGTACCGCGACACGGTGCGGCGCTGGTGGCGCGGCGACGAGGGGCTCACCGGCGAACTCGCCACGCGCCTCGCCGGCTCCGCTGACCTGTTCCATCGGCGCCAGCGCACGCCGTCGCGGTCGGTGAACTTCGTCGCCTCGCACGACGGCTTCACGCTCGCCGACCTGGTGTCGTACGGGGAGAAGCACAACGAGACCAACGGCGAGAAGAATCGCGACGGCACCGCGGCCAATCACTCGTGGAATCACGGCGTGGAGGGCGCCACCGACGATGTGCGGGTGCAGTCGGCCCGGCGCCGCGACGTGCGCGCCCTGCTCGCCACGCTCTTCTGCTCGCGCGGGACGCCAATGCTCGCGATGGGCGACGAGTTCGGCCGCACCCAGCACGGCAACAACAACGCCTATGCGCAGGACAACGAGGTCACCTGGCTCGACTGGGATGGCGCCGACCACGCGCTGGCGCGCTTCGTGGCCTCGCTCACCGAACTGCGTCGCGCCCACCCTGCCCTGCGCGCCGACCGCTGGCTCACCGGCATCACCAACCCGGCCACGTCGCTGGCCGACGTCACCTGGCACCGCGCCGACGGCGGCGAGATGAACACCGCCGACTGGGAAGCGCCCGATCAGCGGATCCTCGTGGCCGTCCTCGCCGAGGGGAGCTCGTTCACGACGGCCGATCGCGTGGCCGTCGTGCTCAACGGCACCGACCGCGACCAGCCGGTGATGCTCCCGCGCGCCCGGCGCGGCTCGTCGTGGCACCTGGTGCTCGACACTGCCAGCGACGCCCCCGTGCGCGACTGGGCGCTGCCGACGCCAGCCGGCATCGCAGTGCCGGCGCGCGCCGTGGCGCTGGTGGTTGAGAGGTCCGAGACCGCATCCTATTCTGTCGAGGGCGCGACGCCGTCGCGCCCGCCCGTTCCGACTGACGACGCACCCAGGGCTACAATGACGTTTCCGCGCTCCGCCGGCATCCTGCTGCATCCCACCTCCCTCCCCGGCCCGCACGGCATCGGCGACCTGGGCCCGGCCGCGCATCGCTTTGTCGACGTGCTTGCCGATGCGGGGATGACGTTGTGGCAGGTGCTCCCACTCGGCCCCACCGGTTACGGCGACTCGCCCTACCAGTGCTTCTCGGCTTTCGCCGGCAACCCGCTGCTCGTGCACGTGGCGGGTGAGGGCGGCGACTTCCCCGCCCACTCGGTGGACTTCGGCCGCGTCATCGCGCACAAGCAGGCACTGCTGCGCGCCGCGACGGCCGCGATGACGCCCGACGACGGGTACCGCGCGTTCTGCGCCGAGCAGGCGTGGTGGCTCGAGGACTATGCGTTGTTCATGGCGCTCAAGCACGCGCACGGCGGCTCGGCGTGGACGTCGTGGGAGACGGGCGCGGCAAGCCGCGACTCGCACGCGCTGGCGACCTGGCGAACGAAATTGTCGGATGACATCGAGCACGTGCGGCGCGAGCAGTACCTGTTCTTCACGCAGTTCCGCACGCTGCGGCAGGCCTGCCACCGCCGCGGCATCCGCCTGATGGGCGATCTGCCCATCTATGTTGCGCACGACTCGGCCGACGTCTGGGCCAATCCCAGCCTGTTCAAGCTCGACGCGCAGGGGCGCCCCGCAGTGCAGGCCGGCGTGCCGCCCGATTACTTCTGCGCGACCGGTCAGCTGTGGGGGAATCCCATCTACGACTGGGAGACGCTGCGCGCCACCGGCTACGACTGGTGGGTGCGCCGCATGCGCGCCGCGTTCGCGATGTTCGACACGGTGCGCATCGACCACTTCCGCGGCTTCGAGGCGTACTGGGAAGTGCCCGGCACCGACACGACCGCCGTGAACGGCGAGTGGGTCCCCGGCCCGGGGGCCGCCCTCTTCGAGGCGATCACGCGCGCGCTCGGCCCGTTGCCGATCGTCGCGGAGAATCTCGGGGTGATCACCCCCGCGGTGGAGGCGCTGCGCGAGCAGTTCGGCTACCCCGGGATGAGCATCCTGCAGTTCGCCTTTGGCGGCGACGACCAGGCCAACAACTTCCAGCCGCACACGTACCCGCGCGAGCGCGTGGTGTACACCGGGACGCACGACAACGACACGACCGTCGGCTGGTGGAACTCCAAGCCCGGTGGCGACTCAATACGCACCGCGGCGGACATCGAGCGCGAGAAGGACTTCGCGCGGCGTTACCTGGGCACGGATGGACACGAGATCCACTGGACGCTGATCCGCGCGGTCCTCGCGTCGGTCGCCGACACCGTGCTGATTCCATTGCAGGACGTGCTGGGCCTCGGCAGCGAGGCGCGCATGAATCTCCCGGGCCGGCAGGCCGGCAACTGGGGATTCCGCTTCACGTGGGAGCAGCTCACCCCCGATCTCGTCCAGCGGCTCCGCGCGCTGGTGGATCTCTACGACCGCTAG
- a CDS encoding MFS transporter has product MAPQSGPTKFSTIWNMSFGFLGIQFGWGLQMANMSAIYEYLGAKPDQIPMLWLAAPLTGLIVQPIIGHLSDRTWSPRFGRRRPYFLVGAILSSCALILMPNSSTLWMAAGLLWILDASINISMEPFRAFVADLLPQSERTRGFAMQSFFIGVGAVVASALPWMMTNWFGVTSGADSGAIPTTVRLSFYIGSAAFLGAVLYTVLTTGEKPPADLAAFEAQKKQSAGIAHGFSEIVKAIREMPDTMRELALVQIATWLGLFCMWLYFGPAVATNIFGAPDTKSPLYQQGVEWAGVCFGAYSLVCFIVAFMLPPLAHRTSRKITHALCLLAGSAGLLSVSVITNPNWLLLSMVGVGIAWASTLSMPYSILAGAIPAGKTGVYMGIFNFFIVIPEIIASLGFGWVMNNLLDNNRMAAIIAGGVFLAIAALLVTRVKDRAEAAA; this is encoded by the coding sequence ATGGCGCCGCAATCCGGACCCACGAAGTTCTCGACCATCTGGAACATGAGCTTCGGTTTCCTCGGCATTCAGTTCGGCTGGGGACTGCAGATGGCCAACATGAGCGCCATCTACGAGTACCTCGGGGCGAAGCCCGACCAGATCCCGATGCTCTGGCTCGCCGCGCCGCTGACCGGGCTCATCGTGCAGCCCATCATCGGGCACTTGAGCGACCGCACCTGGTCGCCGCGGTTCGGGCGGCGGCGGCCCTACTTCCTGGTCGGCGCCATCCTGAGTTCGTGCGCGCTGATCCTGATGCCCAACTCCAGCACGCTCTGGATGGCGGCCGGGCTGCTGTGGATCCTCGACGCGTCCATCAACATCTCGATGGAACCGTTCCGCGCCTTCGTGGCCGACCTGCTGCCACAGAGCGAGCGCACGCGCGGCTTCGCGATGCAGAGCTTCTTCATCGGCGTCGGTGCGGTGGTGGCCTCGGCCCTGCCGTGGATGATGACCAACTGGTTCGGCGTGACGTCGGGCGCGGACTCGGGGGCCATCCCGACCACGGTGCGCCTCTCGTTCTACATCGGCTCGGCGGCGTTCCTCGGCGCGGTGCTGTACACGGTGCTCACGACGGGTGAGAAGCCGCCCGCCGACCTCGCGGCGTTCGAGGCGCAGAAGAAGCAGAGCGCCGGCATTGCGCACGGCTTCAGCGAGATCGTGAAGGCCATTCGCGAGATGCCCGACACGATGCGCGAACTCGCGCTGGTGCAGATCGCCACCTGGCTGGGGCTGTTCTGCATGTGGCTCTACTTCGGCCCGGCCGTGGCGACGAACATCTTTGGCGCCCCCGACACCAAGTCGCCGCTCTATCAGCAGGGCGTGGAATGGGCCGGCGTCTGCTTCGGCGCCTACTCGCTCGTCTGCTTCATCGTCGCCTTCATGTTGCCGCCCCTGGCGCACCGGACGAGTCGCAAGATCACGCACGCGCTCTGCCTGCTGGCCGGTTCGGCCGGCCTGCTCTCGGTGTCGGTGATCACCAACCCCAACTGGCTGCTCCTCTCGATGGTCGGCGTCGGCATCGCCTGGGCGAGCACGCTGTCGATGCCCTACTCCATCCTCGCCGGGGCGATTCCCGCAGGCAAGACCGGCGTCTACATGGGGATCTTCAACTTCTTCATCGTCATTCCCGAGATCATCGCCTCGCTCGGCTTCGGCTGGGTGATGAACAACCTGCTCGACAACAACCGGATGGCGGCGATCATCGCCGGTGGCGTCTTCCTGGCGATCGCGGCCCTCCTCGTGACACGCGTGAAGGACCGCGCAGAGGCAGCAGCATGA